In Microbacterium terrisoli, the genomic stretch CCTCGACAGCACGGCTGAGGGTGTGTCGGGGTCGTTCATCGAAGACGGGTCGGTCGATGCGGTCCGAGCGGCGGTGCAGGGCTTTCGTGGGGACTGGGACCCGGATGCGATCCGTCGTCACGCCGCGCAGTTCTCCCCGGCGTCCTTTGTTCAGAAGCTCAGGGACCTGGCCGAGCGCACTCGCCTGCAGAAGCTCTCGAGGTCGGTGCTGCAAGCCGCGGCGTGAGCGTCGGCGTCGCTCATTCCCGGGCTGGGCGAGTGCCGTGCAGGCTCTCGTAGATGTCATCGACGAAGGAGTCGATCGCGTCGGCGCCGGTTTCGGGCCCGCCGGCGAGTAGCCCGTCGATGCCGAAGAGGATCGCAGTCGGCGTACGCAGTCCGTCGGTGAGCGAGTCGCCGACGTAGTGGTTCGGGTCATGGACGGTCTGGGGCTCGTTCGACGAGGCCAAGATCGTGTCGTTCGGCTCTTCCATCACCAGAAACCGCACATCGACCTCGGGCAGCAGGGCGCGGTAGTCGTCCACGTGCGTGATCACGTGCTGACATGATGCGCAGAAGGCCTGCACCGCCAGCAACAACAGCGGGCGTTCCTGTGTGAGGTGCCGCAGAGTCGTCGTCGTGCCATCGCCGAGCGTGACGGGAACGGCGGGAGTGCGACTGCGTACATAGTCGAGTTCATTGTCCGAGGTGCCGAGTGCTTCGCTGGCGGTGGCTCCCGCCGACGGCGCGACAGCTGCCGCATCCTCTGTTCCACGGAGTACGACCACGAACACCGTCACGGCGGCGACCGCGAGGGCGAGCAGCCAGAGCCAGGATCCCCCCGCGGCGATCACCGCGCCGCCCCACAGCGGATTGGCCCAGATCGTCAGGGCTGTTCCGGTCGCGAGGGCGGTGAGCCAGCCGTTGCGCACGACCGTCCAGCCGGTGACGGGCGCAGGCTCCCCGAAGCACGCGCACGACGCATCGGGTGTGCGGCGCAGGGTGCGCACGATCAGCACGGTGTAGGTGCCCATGAGCACGACGGCGATCACCGCCGCGATGAGGCCCAACGCGCCCCCGAGCAATGCCAGGGCGATGCCCAACACGATCTCGCCCCACGGATGCAGCTGCAGCAGCCAGCGACGCTGCAGCGCGGTCGGCACGCCGAGGTCGCGCCATCCACGCAGATCATCGGGGTGTCGCAGCTTCGCTACGCCACTGGCGATCAGCACGACGGCCATGACGAGCGGCAGGCTGATGCTGAGGGCGACGGGCATGAGGCGAGTTTATCGGCGGGCGCCGACACGACGGACGACCTCGGCATACACATCGGCGTGCGCGCGTGTCACCTCGATGTCGGTGAGGAGTCCCGGTGTGTTCCGAGCCCCTTCTCCGAGCCGTGCAAGCAACGGCAGGTCGTCGGAGAGTCTGCGCAGCGCCGCCGCCAGCGCGGCCTCGTCACGGGGCTGCACGCGCAGCCCGTTCACACCGTCGTGCACCCACTCCCTCGGCCCGCCCTCGTCGGCCACGACCGCGGGCACCCCGGCCGCAAGGTATTGCAGCACGTTCTGTCCCAGAGGCTCGGGACGACGGGATGCCTGTACCCCGACATCCCACGTCGCAAGCAGCGCATCGACATCTGAGACATGCCCCGGAAGTGACACGCGCTCGCCGACCCCGAGGCGCACAGCGTGCGTGCGCAGTTCATCGACGTAGTCGTCGTGGCCGAACGGCGCACCGCCGGCGAGCTCGAGCGTCGCGTCACCGTCGGCGAACGCGGCCGCGAACGCCTCGATGAGCAGATCCTGCCCCTTCCACGGGTCGATGCGAGCGAGCATGCCGATCCGCAGTGCGGACGCCGGATGTCGGTGGGCGGGGGAGCGGTGCAGGCCCGACGCGCTGGGGATCACCCTGGTGACCGCGTCCGAGCGCAGGTAAGGCATGGCAGCGGCAAGCGTGTATGCCGAGTTGGCGATCACGCCGTCCGCCCTCGGCAGCACGAGGCGGGTCATCAGGGCGTGGCCGGCCCCTCCCAGCGCCGTCGTGTCGATGATGTCGCGCAGGTGCACGACGAACGGCACCCGGCTGGTCCGCGCCGCCAGCGCACCGTAAGCGGCTGCTCGCGACGTGTTGGCGTCGATGACGTCGGCCGAGCGGAACTCGCCGCGCAGGCGGGTCGCCGCGGCCTGTGCGAGCAGTGACGCCCCGAGAGCGGCAAGGGTGCGTGTGCCGCCGCTGCTCACCCCCGCGCGCTGCGCGACCCCGTAACGGCGCACGGGCACTGTGCCCACGGCGCCGGTGAACACGTCCTCGTCGGCTGTCGGCGGCAGCAGCAGCACGGCCGACCACTCCGGGCCGGAGCGGAACATGCGGGCCAGGGCGTACTCGGCACCGCCGGCGCTGGCTGTGTGGTCGAGGTGCGCGACACGCAGCGGGCGCACCGCGCGGCCGGTCACCGCGGCCGGCCCGCGCCGCTCGGCGGTGCCACCGACTCGCGCTTCGGCTCGCCCAGCGCCCCGGGATCGTTCGCCGCCCGGTCGTACGCGTCGCGATCGGCCGGCGGCATTCCGAGCAGCGCTGCCGCCAGTGCCGTCAGGGCGGGGATCTCTTCTCGGGCCATCTGCAGATACGCATCTTCGTCGCGTCCGTGTGGGTCGATGATGTCACCGGCGGGCCGACGCACGTGAGAAAGGTGGGCGACCAGGTCTCTGAGTCCGGCGACCGAGTAGACGGGCTCGTGAGCGGGAATGAGCTCTGCCGCTGCGCCGGCCTCACGCATCGTGTATGTGCGCTTGAGCGCGGCCGGCACGCGCTGCAGCACCGATGATCGTTGCCGTGTGCTCGCGGTGAGCACCAGATCGGCCGTCGAGATCATCGCGTCGGTGAGCTGTTGGGAGACGTGCGCCGATCCGTCCGCGCCCAGCGCGCGCGCCATCGACTGCACGCGCGAACCCATCGGAGCACCCACCACAGCCTGCAATCCGGCACTCGAGACCTCGACGTGGGTCGAGACCGAGCCCGGCAGGTACCATTGCGCCCAACGCCGCAGCATCGTCTCGGCGAGCGGACTGCGGTGCACGTTGCCTTCGCAGACCGTGACGATCCGAAAGCGGTCGGTCATGGCATCCCTCCACGCGCGTCGCGGTTGCGTTCGCCCCGAAGAAGACAGCGAGGCTGCGAACCCGACAGAATAGGTGCAGGGGCGAGTCTATCGGGGGTGTGCGTGCGGGTGCTGAGGATCTCCCACAGCGCCACCGTGGGCGCGTGGCGGGGACGCGAGCGCGCATTGCGCGCACGCGGAGTGGACCTGACGCTGCTCACTGCCCGGCGATGGCACGCGGGCGGCGTCCCGGTGACGCTGCAGACGAGACCCGGTGACGACGCGGTGCCCGTGACGACCTGGGGGCGGCATCCTGCCCTTTTCGTGTACGCCCCTCGGCCGCTGTGGCAGGCGCTGAAGCGCGAGTGGGATGTCATCGACATCCACGAAGAGCCGTTTGCGCTGGCAACGGCCGAAGTGCTTCTGCTGCGCGCACTGCGCCGCAACCGCGCGCCCGTCGTGCTCTACACCGCGCAGAACATCGCCAAGCGCTATCCGATCCCGTTCCGCTGGATGGAGCGGTTCGCGCTGCGTCGCGCACGCGGTGTCTCGGCATGCAATGAGCAGGCGGCGCAGATCGTCGTCGACAAGGGGTTCGCGGGTCGGCCGCGCGTGATCCCGCTCGGGATCGACGCCCACGAGTTCGCCCCGAGCACGCACGCTGTGGACCCCGCGCAGATCGTCGTGGGCTTCGTCGGCCGGCTCGTTCCTGAGAAGGGCATCGAGGTGCTGCTGCGCGCCGCGGCCGGCGACGCCCGGTTGCGGCTGCGGATCGCTGGGGCCGGTCCCTTGGCCGAGAACCTGCCGACTCGTGCAGCCGGACTCGGCATCGCCGACCGGGTGCAACTCGTCGGAGCCGTCGCGCCCGACCGCGTTCCAGAGTTCTACCGCACGATGGACGTGCTGGCCGTCCCATCCCAGAGCACGCCGTCCTGGACCGAGCAGTTCGGCCGGGTCGCGATCGAGGCGATGGCGACGGGCGTCCCGGTCGTTTCGAGCGACGCCGGCGCACTGCCCGACGTCGTGGGCGGCGCGGGCATCGTCGTCCCCGAGGGTGATGTGTCCGCGCTGCAGGCGGCCCTGATTGAGGCCGCGGGCGCTCGCCGCGAGGACCTGGTGCAGGCAGGTTTCGCGCGGGCCGCCGAATGCACGTGGGATGCCGTGGCCGACGACTACCTGGAGCTCTACCGTTCGGTCACGCACACCGCTTCTTCGTCGCCACCCCGCCTCGAGGTGGTCGTCGTCGCCTATGGCGCCCCCGACATGCTGCGCCGGGCCCTCGAACCGGTGAGGGCGCTCCCGGTCACCGTGGTCGACAACTCGTCGCTGCCCGCGATCGCGGCGCTGTGCGCCGAGCTGAGTGTGCGCTACATCGATCCCGGGCGCAACGGCGGGTTCGCCTCAGGCGTGAATGTCGCACTCGCCGACCGTCTCGTGCCGGACGGCGACGTGCTGCTGCTCAACCCCGATGCCGTGGTGTCGGTCGGCGACATCATGTCGCTGCAGCGGGGACTGCACGCGGCGGGTGACCTCGCCACGGTGGGTGCGGTGCAAGTCGACGAGTCGGGTAGGCGTGCGCGGGTAGGCTGGCCGTTCCCGTCGCCGGGCAACGCATGGCTCCAGGCGGTGGGTCTCGGGCGCCTGCAGCGCGGTGCGCGGTTCGTCATCGGGTCGGTGCTGCTGGTGCGGGGGACCGCCCTGGCGCAGGTCGGCGACTTCGATGAGCGCTTCTTCCTCTATGCCGAAGAGACCGACTGGGCCTTTCGCGCGCATCGGCTGGGCTGGCGGCACGCCGTGGTGCCCGATGCGCGCGCTGTGCACGCCGGCGCCGGCACGAGCACCGACCCGCGTCGACGCGAGGTGCACTTCCATGCATCGCAGGAGCGGTATTACCGCAAGCATTTCGGGGGGGTGGGCTGGACGGTGGCGCGCATGGCGGCGTGGTCGGGGGCGGTGGTGCGCGGGATGCTGCTGCCGGGCGATCGTGGACGTGAGGCATGGCGGCGCGCGGCGCTGTATGCCCGCGGCCCTGTCCGGGTCGAGGCGCGGCTGAAGGCAGGGCCGGCAGGCCGCGCGTCGCAGGGGGAGGTCGGCTGATGCACATCGTGCAGATCTGTCCGGTCATCGGCCAGGGCACGGGAATCGCCGGCGTCGCCTGGAATCTGGAGCGCGAGTTCCGGCAGATGGGTCATACCGTCGACTCCTTCACGATGGATTCGGCCCGCAGACGTCCGCGTCGACCGTGGCCGAAGCATCCGATGCTGCGCGCGTTCGCGCTGTTCCGGCAGACCGTCTGGTTCAGCACCGTCGGCACGGTGCGAGCGCGACGCTTTCTGGCGCAGAGGCCGGGTGCCGTCTCGATCTGCCACAACAACGTGCTCGCCGGCGACGTCTATGTGGATCACGGCATTGTCGGTATGCCGAAACGACTCGCGGGCCGCAGTCTGTGGCGGATGCTGATCAACCCGACTTTTCCGTTCGTTTACCTCCGCGAGTCCATCCGGTACCGTAGCTGCGCGCACCACGTCGTGGTGGCTGTCTCGACGACGGAAGCGCAGATTCTGCGGCGCACCTTTCGGCGGGTGCGTCCGCCTGTCGAGGTGATTGCCAATGGCGTGGACCTTGACCGGTTCCACCCGCCCGGGCTTGCCGAGCGTGAAGACGCACGGAGGCAGTTCCATCTCGATGACGACGACCGCGTCGTGCTGTTCGTCGGACATGACTTCGCAGGCAAAGGGCTGGATGTCGCGATCGATGCGCTGCGCTCGGCGACCACCGTTTTGTTGCTGGTAGCGGGTGGGAACCAGCAGTCGATTGAGGCCGGGCGACGGCGTGCTGAAGCGGCGGGCGTTGCCCCCAGAGTGTTGTTCATGGGGCCGCGAAGCGATCTTCCGCTCTTTTTCGCGGCAGCCGATATCTTCGTTCTCCCGAGCGTCTATGAAGCCCATGGGCTGGTCATTCTCGAGGCGCTCGCCTCGGGTGTGCCCGTCGTCGCCACTCGAGTCGGCTGCGCTCCCGATGTCGTCGTCGACGGTGGGAACGGTTACCTCGTGGACCGAGATGCGACCCAGCTGGGGAGTCGTCTTGAGCAACTTGCCGCAGCTGACCTGAGCCGCATGCGCGAGCGTGCGCGCGCGAGCGCCGAAGCGCACAGCTGGCGCACGAGCGCTGAGCGCTACATCACGCTGTTCGAGACTCTGCAGCCCGCGCTGCGGCTGCCAGCGGGTGATCCGACGCGCAGTGCGAGGCGGACGAAGGGGCGATCCGCACGGTGACCCCGCTCAGCATCCTGCACGCCATACGCTCGGACCGGTTCGCCGGCGTCGAGCAGCTCGTTCTGCGCCTGGCCGTCGCGCAAGCTGCGGCCGGTCATCGCGTTCGGGTCGTTGGCGGGGCCTCTGAGCGCATGGCTGATCCGCTGCGCGCGGCAGGCGTCGTCTACGTGCCCGCGTCGCATACCCGGCATGTGGTGGCTGCCTTGCGGCGTTGGGCCGGCACCGCCGATGTCGTCAACACGCACATGACGGCCGCTGACGTCGCCGCCGTGTTCGCGTTCTTCGGTCGCGCGCGTCCCGCGGTCGCCTCGACCCGTCACTTCGCTCAGCGTCGCGGCCGTCTCCGCGCGTTGCCGCTGGACCCAGTCGTGCGCCGCGTGGTCGACGTCGAGATTGCAGTCAGCCATGCAGTGGCCGCGGCGGTCGGCGTGCCCAGCACCGTGGTGCATTCCGGTATCGCACCGGTACCGTTCGCCGACCCTGGCTCGCGTCGGCGCGTCGTGTTGATAGCGCAACGCTTGCAGCCCGAGAAGCAGACATTGCTGGCGGTGGATGCTTTCGCGCGATCGGGCCTCGTCAGCGACGGCTGGTGTCTCGAGGTTGCAGGTGACGGAGCCGACTATGCCGCCGTGGCCTCCGGCGTCGAGCGCCTCGGTGATGCCGGCCGTATGCTCGGTTTTCGTGACGATGTGCCCGAGCTCATGGCGTGCGCCGGCATCCTGCTCGCGCCCACGCCGAATGAGGCATTGGGTCTGAGTGTGATCGAGGCCATGGCGTGCGGACTGCCTGTCGTTGCGGCTGGAGCAGCGGGACACCTCGACGTGATGGCCGGCCTCGACCCGCGTGCGCTGTTCGCGCCCGGTGACGCTGCAGGGGCGGCGCGGGCGCTGCGCGCGTTGGCCGACGATCCCGAGGGCCGCCGGCGGCTCGGGACGGCTGAACGCGAGCGACAGCAGCGTGACTTCTCGCTGGATCAGCAGGTTGCGGGAACGGATGCCGCATACCGCGCGGCGATCACGCGCCATCGGGCGGGGGACATTCATGACTGATCTCGTCGTGATCTCACTCGAGGCATGGGACGGCGTGTGGCGGCGCAATCAGCACCTTGTCTCACGGCTGCTGGACGCCGACCCGCACTTGCGCGTGCTGTTCGTGGAGCCGGTGGCCGATCCGCTGCACGATGTGCGTTCGGGGCGCCATCCGCGATTCGGGCGGGGAGTGCGAGAGCGTGCGGATGTACAACCGCGCCTGTGGACACTGCAGCCGCTGAAGCTCCTGCCGCGTCGGGTGGATCTGTGGGCTGACAAGCGGTTCGCGCGTACTGTCGCGCGAGCAGCGCGGCGTATCGGCATGGCCCGGCCCGTGTTGTGGGTCAATGATCCGGGAGCCGCTGAGACGTCACGTGTCACAGGCTGGCCGACGCTGTATGACATCACCGATGACTGGGCAGTCGCCGATCGCGGTGCGCGTCAGCAGCAGCGGGTGGTCGCGGGCGAGCGGTATCTCTTGCATCACGCAACGGACGTGGTCGCTTGTTCGGCCGAACTCGTGGCCAGAAAATCTCCGAGTCGACCGCAGGGATCGCCTCCGATCGAACTCATCCCGAACGGAGTCGATGTCGCCGCCTACCGACGGCCGAGTTCACGCCCCGAAGACCTGCCGCCGGGGAAGACAGCGGTGTACGTCGGCACGCTGCACTCCGATCGACTTGACGTCGACCTCTGCGTGAAGACGGCCCAGGCGCTGGGCGCTGAGGTCTCGATCGTACTCGTGGGGCCGAATCTGCTCGGGGATGCCGCGACCGGCCGACTGCGCGATGCCGGTGTGGTCCTGCTGGGGGCGAAGCCGCACGAGCAAGTGCCGCCCTATCTGCAGCACGCCGACGCTCTGATCGTGCCCCACCTGGTGAACGAGTTCACTGACAGCCTTGACCCCATAAAGCTATACGAGTACCAGGCTGCGGGGCGGCCCGTGGTTGCTACTGCGGTGGCCGGCTTTCGCGGCGCGGATCAGGTCGCCATCGCAGCGGGCGACGAGTTCGCATGGACGACGTTGAGAGCGTCATCGGGACATGCCGGCGTCCCCGATCGACTTCTTCCGGAAGCCCCGGACTGGTCGTTGCGCGCTCGGGCCTTTCATACTCGGCTCGTGCGTCTCTGGGCCGAAGCGACCTAGGAGGGGCCGCGGAGCAGCTCAGCCCGACGCAGCCCCTTCTACGATGTGGCAGCACTCAGCTCAGTCTGGATCTAGACATTCCATGTTGCGCCGGCAATGCACATCTGCTGCGCCTCAGTGAAGGTGTTCTCCGAGCACGAACCGCCGACCTTGGTTCCGTCGCCCGTGATCGGGTTCAACCCGCTGGCAGTCGCGGTGGCGTTGCCGGTCTGGCCGCTCACCGTGAAGGAGACCACGAGCGAGCCGTTCTGACTGTTGGGGTTGAGCGACGAGACCAACGCGAGGTTGCTCAAAGTGGTGTTCGGTCCGACATTGATCGGCAGTGCGACCAACGTGCAGGTGTTGAGATCGAGTACCGCGAGGCTTCCGAGCGAGCTTCCATCGAGTGTTCCGCTCAAGTTGCTGATTGAGACGGAATTGTCGGTCGTGTTCGAGATCCTGAGCTGGAACGCGTAGCCCTTGTAGACGCCCGAACCGTTACCGGGCGTCTTGCAGCCTGCCCCGGTCAACTGGACGATGCCATTGCTCGCAGCGAATGCTGGTGCAGCCGACGCCACGGCGATGACGGGCACCGCCCAGGCCATCGCCTTCGTGACGGTGCGGCGGCTGATGCCCTTTGGCTCAGTGGTGCCGAAATCTTCGAGATCGCTCATGCGTACTCCCCAGATGAACGTAGTGCTGTGGACGGTGGTGTTCGACCGATCGGGGTGAACCCCTCTCCTGCGACCCCAGTACAAGCGCAGGTGCTGGTAAGCCTATCCCAGACCGCCACGCGTGTCTATGAGAACTAAGAGACGATGACGAGCTGTCCAATCGGGCGTCTGCGCCGGTCGACGTGTGCGTCGACGATCCAGAAGTTAGACTTCCGGCGGACGACCGCGTCGTGGATCTGGCGCTGTCTGGGGAGTTATGACACACAGTTCTTCGACGCGAGAGAGCCTGCCTGCACAACTGCAGCTGGTGCTCCGCATGGCGGGTGCGCGCCCGGGCCCGTGGATCCTAGGTACGGTCGTCGCGTCCCTCGCACTTGCGCTGCTGGACACGTTGGGCGTCGCGGCCATGGTGCCGCTGATGCAGCTGACAACCGGAACTGACACCGACACGGGCGCGCTCGGCGTCGTGTCGCGATTCGCCGGTACCACCGACGTCCAGGTGCTGATCCCGATCGTGGCCAGTATCGTCGCTGCGGCATTCGTGTTCAAGACGCTGGGTGCGCTCTGGTTTCGGTGGTGGTTGCTGGGGCGCACGACACAGATTTCCGCGCGGTCATCAACGGAGCTCATGCGCCGCTACGCGCTTGCACCGTATCCGCAGCACCGTTCACGGGCGCTGAGTGTGTTGTATCGCAACATCAATGAAGCCACTACCCAGGCGGCGAGCGTGCTGCTCGCGGTCGTGACCATGTTTTCAGACTTCGTTGTGCTGATTTCGATCGGCGTGGTGCTCGCCGTCACCTCGTTCGGGGTCACTGTGTTCACGGTCGTCCTCTTCGCCATTCTGCTGGGCGGGGTGCAGCGTCTTCTGCGGCGTCGGCAACGACGAATCGGAGAAGAGATGGCAGATGCGAGCCTGAGTGCGTGGCAATACCTCATGCCGAGCCTTGAGGGCTTTCGCGAGGCACGTCTGACATCCAGTGCCGGACGATTCATCGAGGGGTTCGAGAAGGCGCGCCTGCGAGGTGCCCGGGCAAGTCGTCAAATGGGTGTCGTGTCGGACGCGCCGCGCTATCTGCTCGAGATCGGCTTCGTCATCGCGATCATGGGGATGTCGGTCATCTTGTTCTCGACCGGAACGCGGGCAGAGGCGCTCACCGTCCTCGGCGTGTTTGCTGCTGCCTCTGTTCGTGTGCTCCCTACGCTGAACCGGGTGTCTGCGAACCTGGCCACTACGCGCATCGGACAGGCAGGGCTGCGGATCATCAGCAGGGCCATGAGCGAGCTTGACGCGCATGAGTCGCATGATGAGACCCGCCATAGTGAGTTCGCCTACTCTGGCGATATTGTCATGCGGGACGTCGCATTCAGTTATCTCGACAGCGACGAGCGTGTGCTCGCTGGCGTGTCACTTGTGATCCCTCAGAACACGACCGTTGCCTTCGTGGGATCCAGTGGTGCGGGCAAGAGCACATTGCTGGACATTATGCTCGGACTGCTGCGGCCGACGGAGGGCATCGTGGAATGCGGTGGACGACCCATCGTCGACGACTTGGTCACGTGGTACGCGGGTCTGGGCGTGGTTCCGCAGGACGTCTTCCTGCTCAACTCGACGGTGCGAGCGAACGTCGCGTTTGGGGTTGCGCCCGACCAGATCGATGACGCCCAGGTCCGGCGGGTACTGGCGATGGCTCAACTCGATGATGTCGTCGAGGGGCTTCCAGCGGGGATCGAGACGGTCGTCGGTGAGCGCGGCGTGCGGTTCTCGGGTGGTCAACGCCAGCGCCTTGGTCTGGCCCGCGCGCTCTATCGGAAGCCGCGGGTGCTCGTCCTCGATGAGGCGACGTCAGCCTTGGACAACGTCACCGAGCACGAGATCGCCGAGACTCTCGCGGCCCTCGGCGGGAGTATGACGATCATCATCGTCGCGCATCGACTGTCCACCGTGCGCCATGCGGACAACGTCGTGTTCTTGGAGCGCGGTCAGATTCAGGCCGAGGGGACTTTCGAGCACGTCGAGGCCACGAACTCCGAGTTCGCGCGGCTGGTGGAGCTCGGCCGGCTGTGACGTCAGTCTTGCCTTCGCAGTCGGCGGGCGACGGCGAGCACGGACTGCCAGGGAAAGACACACGCACCCCACCACGCGACACGCGCCGCGTAATCCCACTCGCGTCGCCGTACAGCGGCAACCAGATCACCGAGATTCTCATCCGACCCTGCCTGCCGGAATCGCCGCCACCATTCGGTCAACGCGGCTGTCGTTGCGGTGTCTCCTTCGGCAGCGGCGACGGACCTGAGTCTCCTGATGGAGTGCAGAGCCGAGGCGCGGCCCTCCAGAAGATGGTTCGAAACGTTGCCGGCATGCCGTCGATAACCGACGAGCGGCACGTCGACCGCTACGAAATCGCCACGGATCAGCAGCTTGCGTATGAGGTCGTTGTCTTCGCCCACCTTCATCGTCGGATTGAACCCCCCGACTCTCGAGAACGCGTCGCGGCGAACGAGCAATGTCGTGATGCGTGGCAGCGGAACGGTGCCGTCAAGCATGCGCATGTTCGGGGTCGTTGGGGCGCGCCAACCCGAACCGAACTCCGCGCCCGCGATGTCCATGTACCAGCCACCCGTGTAACTCGCGATGGCCTCGGGACGCGTCGCCAGTGCATCAAGCTGAGCCTCGATTCGCGTGGGATGCCACACGTCGTCATCGTCCAGAAAGGCAAGCCAGTCGCTCGTGGTCGATCGCGCCCCCGCATTCCGGGCACTCGAAACTCCTGAACTCGGATTGCGCAGGTACGCGAGGCCCTGCTCATCGGCAAATCGCCGGACGCTGTCGTCCGGCACGCCATCGTCGACGAGCGTGATCTCAGCGACGGGCGCCGTCTGCCCCTGCACCGATGCGACAGCGGCGGGCAAGAAGGGACCGCCGCGATTCGTGGCGATAACGACGCTCACAGAATGGCCCATCCGCACTCCTTTTCATCTAGACCTAAGCTAGCCGTCGTGACCGATTCCGCACCCCGTGCGTTCGCAGCCCAGGCGTGGCGACATCTGCGCTGGCGCGCGCGGCGAAGCATCACCGTGACGGCAGACCGGATGCGGCGCGGTGATCGCACGATCATCATGACGCCGCCTGCCGGGCTGAGGTTCGGCAACTGGCTGTACCTCTGGCTGGACGCACATCAGAAGTCCACCGCGGGGCGTCCGACGATGGTCCTGGAGGCGCCAGGTATGGCGCCATGGTTCGATCTCCTTCCGGCGCTGC encodes the following:
- a CDS encoding glycosyltransferase family 2 protein; its protein translation is MGHSVSVVIATNRGGPFLPAAVASVQGQTAPVAEITLVDDGVPDDSVRRFADEQGLAYLRNPSSGVSSARNAGARSTTSDWLAFLDDDDVWHPTRIEAQLDALATRPEAIASYTGGWYMDIAGAEFGSGWRAPTTPNMRMLDGTVPLPRITTLLVRRDAFSRVGGFNPTMKVGEDNDLIRKLLIRGDFVAVDVPLVGYRRHAGNVSNHLLEGRASALHSIRRLRSVAAAEGDTATTAALTEWWRRFRQAGSDENLGDLVAAVRRREWDYAARVAWWGACVFPWQSVLAVARRLRRQD
- a CDS encoding ABC transporter ATP-binding protein produces the protein MAGARPGPWILGTVVASLALALLDTLGVAAMVPLMQLTTGTDTDTGALGVVSRFAGTTDVQVLIPIVASIVAAAFVFKTLGALWFRWWLLGRTTQISARSSTELMRRYALAPYPQHRSRALSVLYRNINEATTQAASVLLAVVTMFSDFVVLISIGVVLAVTSFGVTVFTVVLFAILLGGVQRLLRRRQRRIGEEMADASLSAWQYLMPSLEGFREARLTSSAGRFIEGFEKARLRGARASRQMGVVSDAPRYLLEIGFVIAIMGMSVILFSTGTRAEALTVLGVFAAASVRVLPTLNRVSANLATTRIGQAGLRIISRAMSELDAHESHDETRHSEFAYSGDIVMRDVAFSYLDSDERVLAGVSLVIPQNTTVAFVGSSGAGKSTLLDIMLGLLRPTEGIVECGGRPIVDDLVTWYAGLGVVPQDVFLLNSTVRANVAFGVAPDQIDDAQVRRVLAMAQLDDVVEGLPAGIETVVGERGVRFSGGQRQRLGLARALYRKPRVLVLDEATSALDNVTEHEIAETLAALGGSMTIIIVAHRLSTVRHADNVVFLERGQIQAEGTFEHVEATNSEFARLVELGRL